Proteins found in one Rhodobacteraceae bacterium D3-12 genomic segment:
- the tuf gene encoding elongation factor Tu: protein MAKEKFERNKPHVNIGTVGHVDHGKTTLTAAITKYFGDFKAYDQIDGAPEEKARGITISTAHVEYETENRHYAHVDCPGHADYVKNMITGAAQMDGAILVCSSADGPMPQTREHILLGRQVGIPAFTVYMNKVDQVDDEELLELVEMEIRELLSSYEYPGDDIPIVKGSALAALEGRDPEIGENSIRELMAAVDDYIPTPERAVDQPFLMPIEDVFSISGRGTVVTGRVERGVINVGDEIEIIGIRDTTKTTCTGVEMFRKLLDRGEAGDNIGALLRGIDREGVERGQVLCKPGSVTPHTKFEAEAYILTKDEGGRHTPFFANYRPQFYFRTTDVTGTVTLADGTEMVMPGDNVSFKVELIAPIAMEDGLRFAIREGGRTVGAGVVAKIIE, encoded by the coding sequence ATGGCTAAGGAAAAGTTTGAACGTAACAAACCGCACGTGAACATCGGCACAGTTGGTCACGTTGACCACGGCAAGACGACACTTACGGCGGCGATCACCAAGTATTTTGGCGATTTCAAAGCGTATGACCAGATCGACGGCGCGCCCGAAGAGAAGGCCCGTGGTATCACGATCTCGACCGCGCACGTTGAGTATGAGACCGAGAACCGTCACTATGCGCATGTTGATTGCCCCGGCCACGCTGACTATGTGAAGAACATGATCACCGGTGCGGCGCAGATGGACGGCGCGATTCTGGTGTGTTCGTCGGCCGATGGCCCGATGCCGCAAACGCGCGAGCACATCCTGCTCGGCCGTCAGGTTGGTATCCCGGCGTTCACCGTTTACATGAACAAAGTTGACCAGGTTGACGACGAAGAGCTGCTCGAGCTCGTCGAAATGGAAATCCGCGAGTTGCTGAGCTCCTATGAGTACCCCGGCGACGATATCCCGATCGTAAAAGGCTCGGCTCTGGCCGCGCTCGAAGGTCGTGACCCGGAAATCGGCGAAAACTCGATCCGTGAGCTGATGGCTGCGGTTGACGACTACATCCCGACGCCTGAGCGCGCCGTGGACCAGCCGTTCCTGATGCCGATCGAGGACGTGTTCTCGATCTCGGGTCGTGGGACCGTTGTGACCGGTCGTGTTGAGCGTGGCGTGATCAACGTTGGCGACGAAATCGAAATCATCGGCATCCGCGACACCACCAAAACGACCTGCACAGGCGTTGAAATGTTCCGTAAGCTGCTTGATCGCGGGGAAGCGGGCGACAACATCGGCGCACTTCTGCGTGGTATCGACCGTGAAGGTGTTGAGCGCGGGCAGGTTCTCTGCAAGCCGGGCTCGGTAACACCGCACACCAAGTTCGAAGCCGAAGCCTACATTCTGACCAAAGACGAAGGTGGCCGTCACACGCCGTTCTTCGCCAACTACCGTCCGCAGTTCTACTTCCGTACCACGGATGTGACCGGGACAGTGACTTTGGCAGATGGCACCGAGATGGTGATGCCGGGCGACAACGTGTCGTTCAAGGTTGAGCTGATCGCACCGATCGCCATGGAAGACGGTCTCCGCTTCGCCATCCGCGAAGGCGGCCGCACCGTCGGCGCCGGCGTCGTAGCCAAAATCATCGAGTAA
- the fusA gene encoding elongation factor G: MARDYPLERYRNFGIMAHIDAGKTTCSERILYYTGKSHNIGEVHDGAATMDWMEQEQERGITITSAATTTFWERTEDGETAETEKHRLNIIDTPGHVDFTIEVERSLAVLDGAVCVLDANAGVEPQTETVWRQADRYKVPRMVFVNKMDKIGADFFNCVEMIEDRTGARAVPVGIPIGAETELEGLVDLVTMEEWLWQGEDLGASWIKAPIRESLKDMADEWRGKMVEAAVEEDDDAMMEYLEGNEPDVPTLRALLRKGTLALHFVPVLGGSAFKNKGVQPLLNAVIDYLPSPLDVVDYMGFKPGDETETRDIPRRADDDMAFSGLAFKIMNDPFVGSLTFTRIYSGVLNKGDTLLNSTKGRKERVGRMMMMHSNDREEITEAYAGDIIALAGLKDTTTGDTLCAANDPVVLETMTFPDPVIEIAVEPKTKADQEKMSQGLARLAAEDPSFRVETDIESGQTIMKGMGELHLDILVDRLKREFKVEANIGAPQVAYRETVSREAEIVYTHKKQSGGSGQFAEVKMIITPTEPGEGYSFESRVVGGSVPKEYIPGVEKGIKSVMDSGPLAGFPVIDFKVALIEGKYHDVDSSVLAFEIAARMGMREGMKKAGAKLLEPIMKVEVITPEEYTGGIIGDLTSRRGQVTGQEPRGNAIAIDVFVPLANMFGYINTLRSMSSGRANFTMQFDHYEPVPQNISDEIQAKYSA; this comes from the coding sequence ATGGCACGCGATTATCCGCTCGAACGCTACCGTAACTTCGGCATCATGGCCCACATCGACGCAGGCAAAACCACCTGCTCGGAACGGATCCTGTACTACACCGGCAAATCCCACAACATCGGTGAGGTGCACGATGGTGCGGCCACGATGGACTGGATGGAGCAGGAGCAGGAACGTGGGATCACCATTACCTCCGCTGCGACCACCACATTCTGGGAGCGCACAGAGGACGGCGAAACTGCTGAAACCGAAAAGCACCGCTTGAACATCATCGACACCCCTGGCCACGTTGACTTCACCATTGAAGTTGAGCGTTCGCTGGCGGTTCTCGATGGCGCCGTTTGCGTTCTCGACGCCAACGCCGGTGTTGAGCCGCAGACCGAAACCGTGTGGCGTCAGGCTGACCGCTACAAGGTTCCGCGCATGGTTTTTGTCAACAAAATGGACAAAATCGGCGCTGACTTCTTCAACTGTGTTGAAATGATCGAAGACCGCACCGGCGCCCGCGCCGTGCCGGTTGGTATCCCGATCGGTGCCGAAACCGAACTCGAAGGTCTGGTTGACCTCGTGACCATGGAAGAGTGGCTCTGGCAGGGCGAAGATCTCGGCGCAAGCTGGATCAAAGCCCCCATCCGTGAAAGCCTCAAAGACATGGCTGACGAATGGCGCGGCAAGATGGTCGAAGCGGCCGTCGAAGAAGACGACGACGCCATGATGGAATACCTCGAAGGCAACGAGCCTGACGTGCCGACCCTGCGCGCTCTGCTGCGCAAGGGCACGCTCGCTCTCCATTTCGTTCCCGTGCTTGGTGGCTCTGCCTTCAAGAACAAAGGTGTTCAGCCGTTGCTCAACGCTGTGATCGACTACCTGCCGAGCCCGCTCGACGTTGTTGATTACATGGGCTTTAAACCGGGTGATGAGACAGAAACCCGTGACATCCCGCGTCGTGCGGATGATGACATGGCGTTCTCGGGCCTGGCGTTCAAAATCATGAACGACCCGTTCGTTGGCTCGCTGACCTTTACACGCATCTACTCGGGCGTTCTGAACAAGGGCGATACACTGCTGAACTCGACCAAAGGTCGTAAAGAGCGTGTTGGCCGGATGATGATGATGCACTCCAACGACCGTGAGGAAATCACCGAAGCGTACGCTGGCGACATCATCGCGCTGGCCGGTCTGAAAGACACCACCACAGGTGACACGCTCTGTGCCGCCAATGATCCGGTGGTTCTGGAAACCATGACCTTCCCCGATCCGGTGATCGAGATTGCGGTTGAGCCTAAAACCAAGGCTGACCAAGAGAAAATGTCGCAAGGTCTGGCCCGTTTGGCCGCCGAAGACCCGTCCTTCCGTGTGGAAACTGACATCGAAAGCGGTCAGACCATCATGAAGGGTATGGGCGAACTTCACCTCGACATTCTCGTTGATCGTCTGAAGCGTGAATTCAAAGTGGAAGCCAACATCGGCGCGCCGCAGGTTGCCTATCGTGAGACAGTCAGCCGCGAAGCTGAAATCGTTTACACCCACAAGAAACAGTCGGGTGGTTCGGGTCAGTTCGCTGAAGTGAAAATGATCATCACGCCAACAGAGCCGGGCGAAGGTTACTCCTTTGAATCCCGCGTTGTTGGTGGCTCGGTGCCCAAGGAATACATCCCGGGCGTCGAAAAAGGGATCAAATCGGTCATGGACTCCGGTCCCTTGGCTGGCTTCCCCGTGATCGACTTCAAAGTGGCGCTGATCGAAGGTAAATACCACGACGTTGACTCCTCGGTGCTTGCGTTTGAAATCGCAGCCCGCATGGGGATGCGCGAAGGCATGAAGAAAGCTGGGGCGAAACTGCTCGAGCCGATCATGAAAGTCGAAGTGATCACACCGGAAGAATACACCGGCGGCATCATTGGCGATTTGACTTCGCGTCGTGGTCAGGTGACCGGACAAGAACCGCGCGGCAACGCCATCGCGATTGATGTCTTCGTGCCACTGGCAAACATGTTCGGCTACATCAACACGCTGCGTTCGATGTCGTCGGGTCGTGCGAACTTCACCATGCAGTTCGACCACTACGAGCCCGTGCCGCAGAACATCTCGGACGAAATTCAGGCGAAATACTCCGCCTAA
- the rpsG gene encoding 30S ribosomal protein S7 produces MSRRHAAEKREVLPDAKYGDKVLTKFMNNLMLDGKKSAAEKIVYGALDRVEDKIKRAPLEVFHEALDNIQPSVEVRSRRVGGATYQVPVEVRPERRQALAIRWLINASRARNENTMQERLAGELLDAVQSRGSAVKKREDTHKMADANKAFSHYRW; encoded by the coding sequence ATGTCCCGTCGTCACGCCGCTGAAAAACGCGAAGTTCTGCCTGACGCCAAATATGGCGATAAGGTTCTGACAAAATTCATGAACAACCTCATGCTCGATGGTAAGAAATCGGCTGCTGAGAAAATCGTCTACGGCGCGCTCGACCGCGTTGAAGACAAGATCAAGCGCGCCCCGCTGGAAGTTTTCCACGAAGCGCTCGACAACATTCAGCCCAGCGTCGAAGTTCGCTCGCGTCGGGTTGGTGGTGCCACCTATCAGGTGCCCGTCGAAGTCCGCCCCGAGCGCCGTCAGGCTTTGGCCATCCGCTGGCTGATCAACGCCAGCCGCGCCCGTAACGAGAACACCATGCAGGAACGCCTCGCTGGCGAACTTCTGGATGCTGTGCAATCGCGCGGTTCGGCCGTTAAGAAACGCGAAGACACTCACAAAATGGCAGACGCAAACAAAGCGTTCAGCCATTACCGCTGGTAA
- the rpsL gene encoding 30S ribosomal protein S12: MPTIQQLIRKPRQPKVKRSKSLHLEGNPQKRGVCTRVYTTTPKKPNSAMRKVAKVRLTNGFEVISYIPGESHNLQEHSVVLIRGGRVKDLPGVRYHILRGVLDTQGVKDRKQRRSKYGAKRPK, encoded by the coding sequence ATGCCAACGATCCAACAGCTGATCCGCAAACCGCGCCAGCCCAAAGTTAAACGCTCCAAGTCCCTTCACCTTGAGGGGAACCCGCAAAAACGGGGCGTTTGCACCCGCGTCTATACAACGACGCCAAAGAAACCGAACTCGGCCATGCGGAAGGTTGCCAAAGTGCGCCTGACCAATGGTTTCGAGGTCATTTCCTATATCCCGGGTGAAAGCCACAACCTTCAGGAACACTCCGTGGTTCTGATCCGTGGCGGCCGGGTAAAAGACCTTCCCGGTGTGCGTTACCACATCCTGCGCGGCGTGCTTGATACGCAAGGCGTCAAAGACCGTAAACAACGCCGTTCGAAATACGGCGCCAAGCGTCCGAAGTAA
- a CDS encoding DMT family transporter, with protein sequence MDPRDNLKGAGLMMASMLSFTLNDTAIKLLAGQVPLNQVLFLRGLLTTALIYAVIHLRGPLNWRIPRRDGWLVALRVFAEIGAAYFFLTALFNMPIANVTAILQSLPLTVTLAAALFLREPVGWRRFGAIFIGFLGVLLIVRPGAEDFTVFSLYALVAVGFVTLRDLSTRKLSTQTPSMLVTLLSSGGVMVFFGLSSVNTEWVALDIRAALLIGISSVMIIGGYLFSVMVMRMGEISFVSPFRYTGLVWALILGFVVFNDWPDQLTLAGAAIVVATGLYTLYRDTRKRRETAQ encoded by the coding sequence ATGGACCCGCGAGATAATCTAAAAGGGGCGGGGCTTATGATGGCCTCCATGTTGTCGTTTACCCTCAACGACACGGCGATCAAGCTTTTGGCGGGGCAAGTTCCGCTCAACCAAGTTCTGTTTTTACGTGGCCTGCTGACGACGGCGTTGATCTATGCGGTGATCCACCTGCGCGGACCGCTCAACTGGCGCATCCCGCGCCGCGATGGTTGGCTCGTCGCGCTCAGGGTCTTTGCCGAAATCGGCGCCGCCTATTTCTTTCTCACCGCGCTGTTCAACATGCCCATCGCCAATGTGACCGCAATTTTGCAATCACTTCCCTTGACCGTCACGCTCGCCGCCGCGCTGTTTCTGCGCGAACCGGTTGGCTGGCGCAGATTTGGCGCGATCTTTATCGGCTTTCTCGGCGTTTTGTTGATTGTCCGACCGGGGGCCGAAGATTTCACTGTGTTCTCTCTCTATGCGCTCGTCGCAGTCGGCTTCGTCACTTTGCGCGACCTCTCGACCCGCAAGCTCTCTACGCAAACGCCCTCGATGCTTGTCACATTGCTCTCTTCTGGCGGGGTGATGGTCTTCTTCGGCCTCAGCAGCGTGAATACCGAATGGGTCGCGCTGGACATTCGGGCAGCATTACTCATCGGTATTTCCAGCGTCATGATCATTGGCGGCTACCTCTTTTCCGTCATGGTCATGCGCATGGGGGAAATCAGCTTCGTCTCACCATTCCGCTATACCGGGCTTGTCTGGGCACTGATCCTGGGGTTCGTTGTGTTCAACGACTGGCCGGATCAGCTCACGCTTGCTGGCGCCGCGATTGTCGTGGCCACGGGCCTCTACACACTCTACCGTGATACCCGCAAGCGGCGCGAAACCGCGCAGTAA
- the rpoC gene encoding DNA-directed RNA polymerase subunit beta' yields the protein MNQELTNNPFNPLTPPKVFDEIRVTLASPERILSWSYGEIKKPETINYRTFKPERDGLFCARIFGPIKDYECLCGKYKRMKYRGVVCEKCGVEVTLQKVRRERMGHIELAAPVAHIWFLKSLPSRIGLMLDMTLRDLERVLYFENYVVIEPGLTDLSYGQMLTEEEFMDAQDHYGMDAFTANIGAEAIREMLSQIDLEAEAERLREELKEATGELKPKKIIKRLKVVESFIESGNRPEWMVLTVIPVIPPELRPLVPLDGGRFATSDLNDLYRRVINRNNRLKRLIELRAPDIIVRNEKRMLQESVDALFDNGRRGRVITGANKRPLKSLSDMLKGKQGRFRQNLLGKRVDFSGRSVIVTGPELKLHQCGLPKKMALELFKPFIYSRLEAKGLSSTVKQAKKLVEKERPEVWDILDEVIREHPVMLNRAPTLHRLGIQAFEPVLIEGKAIQLHPLVCSAFNADFDGDQMAVHVPLSLEAQLEARVLMMSTNNVLSPANGAPIIVPSQDMILGLYYTTIAREGMKGEGMTFSSIEEVQYALDTGAVHLHANITARVPQVDPETGETVMERFETTPGRVRLGALLPLNAKAPFELVNRLLRKKEVQQVIDTVYRYCGQKESVIFCDQIMTMGFREAFKAGISFGKDDMVIPDNKWTIVDETRDLVKDFEQQYMDGLITQGEKYNKVVDAWSKCNDKVTDAMMGTISADQRDEDGSVREPNSVYMMAHSGARGSVTQMKQLGGMRGLMAKPNGDIIETPIISNFKEGLTVLEYFNSTHGARKGLSDTALKTANSGYLTRRLVDVAQDCIVRENDCGTDKAITAEAAVNDGEVVASLAERILGRVAADDILRPGTDEIIVPAGTLIDERMADAIDEAGVLSTRMRSPLTCEAEDGVCAMCYGRDLARGTKVNVGEAVGIIAAQSIGEPGTQLTMRTFHIGGVAQGGQQSFLEASQEGKVVFENEQLLENSVGELLVIGRNMKLSIVDEEGGERASHKLGYGSKLFVKEGDNVARGDKLFEWDPYTLPIIAEKDGTAKFVDLVSGLAVRDETDEATGMTQKIVIDWRTAPKGNELKPEIILQGDDGEPVRNDAGNPLTYPMSVDAVLSIEDGQEIKAGDIVARIPREGAKTKDITGGLPRVAELFEARRPKDHAIIAEIDGYVRYGRDYKNKRRISIEAAEEGMDPVEYMVPKGKHIPVQEGDFVQKGDYIMDGNPAPHDILSIMGVEALADYMIDEVQDVYRLQGVKINDKHIEVIVRQMLQKWEISDSGETTLLKGEHVDKQEFDQANEKALAKGGRPAQGEPILLGITKASLQTRSFISAASFEETTRVLTEASVQGKRDKLVGLKENVIVGRLIPAGTGGATMQVRHIAQQRDNVVIDARREEAEAAAALAAPTEADIVGGDEFDTLVETPESRDE from the coding sequence ATGAACCAGGAACTGACCAACAACCCGTTCAATCCGCTCACCCCGCCCAAGGTGTTCGACGAAATCCGCGTCACTCTGGCAAGCCCGGAGCGGATTCTTTCGTGGTCCTATGGCGAGATCAAGAAGCCGGAAACCATCAACTACCGTACGTTCAAACCCGAACGTGACGGCCTCTTCTGTGCGCGTATCTTTGGCCCGATCAAAGATTACGAATGCCTCTGCGGCAAATATAAGCGCATGAAATATCGCGGCGTTGTCTGCGAGAAATGCGGCGTCGAAGTCACGCTCCAGAAAGTGCGCCGCGAGCGTATGGGCCATATCGAACTGGCCGCGCCCGTCGCCCACATCTGGTTTCTGAAATCGCTTCCCAGCCGGATTGGCCTCATGCTCGACATGACGCTGCGCGATCTGGAACGCGTTCTCTACTTTGAAAACTACGTGGTGATCGAACCGGGTCTCACCGACCTCTCCTATGGTCAAATGCTGACCGAAGAAGAGTTCATGGACGCCCAAGACCACTATGGCATGGACGCCTTCACCGCAAATATCGGCGCCGAAGCGATCCGTGAAATGCTGTCCCAGATTGATCTCGAGGCCGAAGCCGAGCGCCTGCGCGAAGAGCTGAAAGAAGCCACTGGCGAGTTGAAGCCCAAGAAGATCATCAAGCGTCTGAAAGTGGTCGAGAGCTTCATCGAATCCGGCAACCGCCCGGAATGGATGGTTCTCACAGTGATCCCTGTGATCCCGCCAGAGCTGCGCCCGCTGGTGCCGCTGGATGGTGGCCGTTTCGCGACCTCCGACCTCAACGACCTTTACCGTCGTGTGATTAACCGGAACAACCGTCTGAAGCGTCTGATCGAACTGCGCGCGCCCGATATCATCGTGCGCAACGAAAAGCGGATGTTGCAGGAATCTGTCGATGCACTGTTCGACAACGGTCGTCGTGGCCGCGTGATCACGGGTGCCAACAAGCGTCCGCTGAAATCGCTCTCCGACATGCTCAAAGGCAAACAGGGTCGCTTCCGTCAAAACCTTTTGGGTAAACGCGTCGACTTCTCCGGTCGTTCGGTCATTGTGACCGGTCCGGAACTGAAGTTGCACCAATGTGGCTTGCCCAAAAAGATGGCGCTCGAACTGTTCAAACCGTTCATCTACTCGCGTCTCGAAGCCAAAGGCCTGTCTTCCACTGTGAAGCAAGCCAAGAAGCTGGTCGAAAAAGAGCGTCCCGAAGTTTGGGATATCCTCGACGAAGTGATCCGCGAACACCCTGTCATGCTGAACCGTGCGCCTACACTGCACCGTCTTGGCATTCAGGCGTTCGAACCGGTTCTGATCGAAGGTAAAGCGATCCAGCTTCACCCGCTGGTCTGTTCGGCCTTTAACGCCGACTTCGACGGTGACCAAATGGCTGTTCACGTGCCGCTCTCGCTGGAAGCACAGCTTGAAGCCCGTGTTCTGATGATGTCCACGAACAACGTGTTGTCGCCCGCCAACGGTGCGCCAATCATCGTTCCGTCGCAGGATATGATCCTTGGTCTCTACTACACGACCATCGCACGCGAAGGCATGAAGGGCGAAGGCATGACCTTCTCCTCGATCGAAGAAGTGCAATACGCGCTCGACACCGGTGCCGTGCATCTGCACGCCAACATCACCGCACGGGTGCCACAGGTTGACCCGGAAACCGGCGAAACAGTGATGGAACGCTTCGAAACCACGCCGGGCCGTGTGCGCCTCGGCGCGCTTCTGCCGCTCAACGCCAAAGCACCGTTCGAACTGGTGAACCGTCTGCTGCGGAAGAAAGAAGTGCAGCAAGTGATTGACACCGTCTACCGTTATTGCGGTCAGAAAGAGTCGGTTATCTTCTGTGACCAGATCATGACCATGGGCTTCCGCGAGGCGTTCAAGGCGGGGATTTCCTTTGGCAAGGATGACATGGTTATCCCTGACAACAAATGGACCATCGTCGACGAGACTCGCGATCTGGTGAAAGACTTCGAACAGCAATATATGGACGGCCTGATCACTCAGGGCGAGAAATATAACAAAGTTGTCGATGCCTGGTCGAAATGTAACGACAAGGTCACCGATGCGATGATGGGCACCATTTCCGCCGATCAGCGTGACGAGGACGGCTCGGTGCGTGAACCCAACTCGGTCTACATGATGGCCCACTCCGGTGCGCGTGGCTCGGTGACCCAGATGAAACAGCTCGGCGGCATGCGCGGCCTGATGGCCAAGCCGAACGGCGACATCATCGAAACACCGATCATCTCGAACTTTAAAGAAGGCCTGACCGTGCTTGAGTACTTCAACTCGACCCACGGTGCACGAAAAGGTCTGTCGGATACGGCTCTGAAAACGGCGAACTCCGGCTACCTGACACGTCGTCTAGTTGACGTGGCACAGGATTGCATCGTGCGTGAGAACGATTGCGGCACCGACAAGGCGATCACTGCCGAAGCGGCCGTGAACGATGGTGAAGTTGTTGCTTCTCTGGCCGAGCGTATCTTGGGCCGGGTCGCAGCGGACGACATCCTGCGTCCGGGCACAGACGAGATCATCGTGCCGGCTGGCACGCTGATCGACGAACGTATGGCCGATGCTATCGACGAAGCCGGCGTTCTCTCGACCCGCATGCGCAGCCCTCTGACCTGCGAAGCCGAAGACGGTGTTTGCGCCATGTGTTATGGCCGTGACCTCGCTCGCGGCACCAAGGTCAACGTCGGCGAAGCGGTGGGTATCATCGCGGCACAGTCGATCGGTGAACCGGGCACACAGCTGACGATGCGGACATTCCACATCGGTGGCGTTGCCCAAGGTGGCCAGCAGTCGTTCCTCGAAGCCAGCCAAGAAGGCAAGGTTGTGTTCGAGAACGAACAGCTTCTCGAAAACTCGGTTGGTGAGCTGCTTGTCATCGGTCGGAACATGAAGCTTTCGATCGTTGACGAAGAGGGCGGCGAGCGTGCCAGCCACAAGCTGGGCTACGGCTCCAAGCTCTTCGTCAAGGAAGGCGACAACGTTGCGCGCGGCGACAAACTGTTCGAATGGGATCCCTACACCCTGCCGATCATCGCCGAAAAAGACGGTACTGCCAAATTTGTCGACCTTGTCTCGGGCCTCGCCGTGCGCGACGAGACCGATGAAGCAACCGGCATGACCCAGAAGATCGTGATCGATTGGCGGACCGCGCCCAAAGGCAACGAGCTCAAGCCGGAAATCATCCTTCAGGGTGACGACGGAGAGCCGGTGCGCAACGACGCGGGCAATCCGTTGACCTATCCGATGTCGGTGGACGCGGTTCTGTCGATCGAAGATGGCCAAGAGATCAAGGCCGGTGACATCGTTGCGCGTATCCCGCGCGAAGGTGCCAAGACCAAGGACATCACCGGTGGTCTGCCGCGTGTGGCTGAACTTTTCGAGGCACGTCGCCCGAAAGATCACGCCATCATCGCGGAAATCGACGGTTATGTTCGTTACGGACGCGACTACAAGAACAAGCGTCGCATCTCGATCGAGGCCGCCGAAGAGGGGATGGATCCCGTCGAATACATGGTGCCCAAGGGCAAGCACATTCCGGTTCAGGAAGGTGATTTTGTCCAGAAGGGTGACTACATCATGGACGGCAACCCGGCGCCGCATGACATCCTGTCCATCATGGGTGTCGAAGCGTTGGCTGACTACATGATCGACGAGGTTCAGGACGTCTATCGACTGCAAGGTGTGAAGATCAACGACAAGCATATCGAGGTGATCGTTCGCCAAATGCTTCAGAAATGGGAAATCTCCGATTCCGGGGAAACCACGCTTCTGAAGGGTGAACACGTCGACAAGCAAGAGTTCGATCAAGCCAACGAGAAGGCGCTCGCCAAAGGGGGCCGTCCGGCTCAGGGCGAACCGATCCTGCTCGGCATCACCAAGGCGTCGCTGCAAACCCGCAGCTTCATCTCGGCGGCATCGTTCGAGGAAACCACACGCGTGCTGACCGAAGCATCGGTGCAGGGCAAGCGCGACAAGCTGGTCGGCCTGAAAGAGAACGTCATCGTGGGCCGCTTGATCCCGGCTGGCACCGGTGGGGCGACCATGCAGGTTCGCCACATCGCGCAGCAGCGTGACAATGTGGTCATCGACGCCCGCCGTGAGGAGGCCGAAGCCGCCGCCGCACTGGCAGCGCCGACAGAGGCTGACATTGTCGGTGGCGATGAGTTCGACACACTGGTTGAGACACCGGAAAGCCGCGACGAATAA